The Engystomops pustulosus chromosome 4, aEngPut4.maternal, whole genome shotgun sequence genome contains a region encoding:
- the LOC140128455 gene encoding uncharacterized protein → MPTCGRLESEPYSDPSELDPNFLEQEVFRSRQEDPDSFLCKEGPAVVDGIKEPRERGMLAPPPNHHHSDGRKQLRMGSNPSFPLRARVLDSSPSKKQLKLQGVKSGLGSAKIEHSLSEESSYPHSLGQRLDSVLFKETRGYKIPSIIESGSYHLPVGRRKHPFHLSHSFEGIPKQRSGLSQQERDPTERMVSQPGDLPTSNQRLGHAPNRPICHEGEFKMPTILLSGGRRVQRPLGRVQPSLERKSHVCLSPNSPDCESTQKNLARPVKGDPDLPKLAKKKLVPTVEVPICPATFYSTDSEGPSIPRSDFPSRSRKTPSGGLDPEFEFLRSQGLSRAVITTLKASRKKVTFAIYHKIWKKFVTFCGANPPSQSNPNILQVLDFLQKGLEIGLSTSTLKVQISALSAFFDHPLADHRITLTLDPSFVPKVASRFHKNQEIILPSFYGNPSSSKELEWHSLDVRRSVLEYLKATKPWRKDHNLFVQFQGKNKGVKASKTTIARWLKTAIASCYTEQGKEVPPNLKAHSTRAISASWAEKRGASLEQICRAATWVSSSTFAKHYRLDLPNSQDLAFGQKVLQQRSH, encoded by the exons ATGCCTACCTGCGGTCGCCTGGAGTCAGAGCCATACTCGGATCCTTCAGAATTGGATCCTAACTTTCTGGAACAGGAAGTCTTCAGGTCTAGACAAGAAGATCCGGATTCCTTCCTTTGTAAAGAGGGACCTGCTGTGGTGGATGGAATTAAGGAACCTAGAGAAAGGGGTATGTTGGCACCACctcccaaccatcaccatagtgacggacgcaagcagctcaggatggggagcaatccttccttcccactacgagcaagggtcctggactctagcccaagcaaaaaacagctcaaactacagggagttaagagcggtctgggaagcgctaagatcgaacacagcctatctgaggaatcatcatatccacattctctcggacaacgtctcgacagtgtcctatttaaggagacaagggggtacaagatcccCAGTATTATCGAGTCTGGCTCGTACCATCTTCCAGTGGGCAGAAGAAAACATCCTTTCCATCTCAGCCACTCATTTGAAGGGATCCCTAAACAGAGaagcggattatctcagcaggagagagatcctaccgaacgaatggtgtctcaaccaggagatcttcctacatctaaccagcgtctggggcatgccccaaatagacctatttgccacgagggagaattcaaaatgccgacaatacttctctctggaggccggcgagtccagagaccacttggacgcgttcagccatcgttggagcggaagtctcatgtatgcctttcccccaattcccctgattGCGAGAGTACTCAGAAAAATCTTGCTCGACCGGTCAAGGGTGATCCTgatctgcccaaactggccaaaaagaagctggtaccCACTGTTGAGGTCCCTATCTGTCCAGCAACCTTTTATTCTACCGATTCAGAAGGACCTTCTATACCAAGGTCCGATTTCCCATCCCGATCCAGGAAGACTCCGTCTGGCGGCTTGGATCCCGAGTTCGAGTTCCTAAGGTCCCAAGGTCTCTCTCGGGCTGTAATAACTACgttgaaggcaagtaggaaaaaggttactttcgccatatatcataagatatggaaaaagtttgtgaccttttgtggggctaatcccccctctcagtctaacccaaatattttacaggtactagacttcctgcaaaaaggactagagattggtctttctactagcactctgaaagtccaaatttcggctctgagcgcattcttcgaccatcccctggcggaccacag GATAACACTGACTCTGGATCCAAGCTTTGTTCCCAAAGTGGCGTCCAGGTTTCACAAGAATCAAGAAATAATTCTTCCATCATTCTACGGGAATCCTTCTTCAAGCAAGGAATTGGagtggcattccctggatgtaaggcGCTCGGTCTTAGAGTACTTAAAAGCTACAAAACCCTGGCGCAAAgatcacaatctctttgttcagtttcaggggaagaacaaaggggtaaaggcatccaaaaccacgatcgccagatggttaaagactgccatagcctcttgttacacagaacaagggaaagaagttcctcctaaccttaaagcccattccaccagagccatatccgcctcctgggcagagaagaggggcgcttctcttgaacaaatctgcagagctgccacctggGTTTCTTCGTCCACCTTTGCAAAACATTATCGGCTGGACTTACCCAACTCACAGGATCTCGCCTTCGGTCAGAAGGTTCTccagcagaggtcgcactaa